The DNA segment GTTGTCGCGCGTGCAAGCGGTTGCGCCCCAGTCGTTCGGCCCAGTACGGGGCGAGCGCACAGTGCGCCGAGCCGGTGACGGGATCCTCGGGAATGCCGGCCTGCGGCGCGAAGAAGCGCGACACAAAGTCGCACGTGCCGTCCCCCGGCGCGGTGACGATGAGACCGCGGCCACCAGCGGCGGCCACGGCCGCAAAGTCAGGCCGCAACGTCCGCACTGTCTCTGCAGTCGGCAGCACCGCAAAGCGGTCGAAGCAGGACCGGCCGAGCCAGGCGGGCGCGCCACCGAGGGCGCGCGCGACGGCGGCGGCGACTCCGGCATCGGTTTCAGGCGACACCGGGGTGATGGGAAAGCTGAGCTCGAGCTGTTCGCCGCGCCGCGTGACTTCGAGCACGCCGGATCGGGAATCGAACGCGACCGACTCCGCCTCCGGGCGAAGTTCGCGCAGGATCACGTGGCCGGTCGCGAGCGTGGCATGGCCGCACAAGTCGACTTCGACGGCTGGGGTGAACCAGCGGAGGT comes from the Opitutus sp. ER46 genome and includes:
- a CDS encoding PhzF family phenazine biosynthesis protein, with product MQLPLYWIDAFASAPFTGNPAAVVPLTQWLPDRTLQQIAFENGLAETAFIVPVATAAPARQPRFHLRWFTPAVEVDLCGHATLATGHVILRELRPEAESVAFDSRSGVLEVTRRGEQLELSFPITPVSPETDAGVAAAVARALGGAPAWLGRSCFDRFAVLPTAETVRTLRPDFAAVAAAGGRGLIVTAPGDGTCDFVSRFFAPQAGIPEDPVTGSAHCALAPYWAERLGRNRLHARQLSPRGGELWCEVAPELNRVRIAGATRLYLRGEINLPG